Proteins encoded together in one Corvus hawaiiensis isolate bCorHaw1 chromosome 15, bCorHaw1.pri.cur, whole genome shotgun sequence window:
- the GDF9 gene encoding growth/differentiation factor 9, with product MESTWRICVCLYCCLPWLSSGTQYSPRSRGRGGSEKAPGFSAAPEDAARELSAVLQLPQGGGPAPTLLPPLLKVLHGRGPRGWHSEAPRLQPDSRALRYMKRLYRMSATREGIPKAHRGRFYNTVRLFTPCWECQHRLGGLGKGDVHSVDLLFNLDRVTALEHLLKSVLLYSFDTSVPISSSITCICHLSLKEHDSSSQVCPSISHSLALSLHFDVRKRKWVEMDVTSFLQPLIATNRRNVHMALNFTCLMGDPQQSTKLQNAVNVTLVPPSLLLYLNDTSEQAYHRGSLLRHRRKSPARARQSSSLLVDPPKGDKGQGNPQGKRASRQRRNENPKAAPATSPHNLSEYLKQFVLPQHECELHNFRLSFSQLRWDRWIIAPHRYSPQFCRGDCPRALGHRYGSPVHAMVQTLIYERLDPSVPRPSCVPAAYSPLSVLTVEPDGSIAYKEYEDMIATKCTCR from the exons ATGGAGAGCACTTGGAGGATTTGCGTGTGTTTGtactgctgcctgccctggctctCTTCTGGCACCCAGTACTCGCCCCGCTCCAGGGGCCGGGGGGGCTCTGAGAAGGCCCCTGGGTTTTCGGcagctcctgaggatgctgccagGGAGCTCAGCGcggtgctgcagctgccccaaGGCGGGGGACCGGCCCCTACCCTCCTGCCCCCGCTGCTCAAGGTGCTGCACGGCCGCGGCCCCCGGGGCTGGCACAGCGAGGCCCCGCGGCTGCAGCCGGACTCCAGGGCTCTCCGGTACATGAAGAGGCTGTACAGGATGTCTGCCACCAGGGAGGGCATCCCTAAGGCGCACCGAGGCCGCTTCTATAACACGGTGCGGCTCTTCACCCCGTGCTGGGAATGCCAGCACCGCCTCGGGGGCCTGGGGAAAG GAGATGTTCACTCGGTGGATTTACTCTTCAACTTGGATCGTGTTACTGCTCTGGAGCACTTACTCAAGTCTGTCTTGCTCTATTCCTTTGACACATCTGTTCCCATTTCCTCTTCCATTACCTGCATATGCCATTTATCCCTTAAGGAACATGATTCTTCCAGCCAAGTTTGCCCCAGCATTTCCCACTCTCTAGCTTTGAGCCTGCACTTTGATGTTAGAAAACGCAAATGGGTGGAGATGGATGTGACTTCTTTCCTCCAGCCTCTGATTGCTACGAACAGGAGGAATGTTCATATGGCTCTGAACTTCACTTGTCTGATGGGTGACCCACAACAGAGCACGAAACTGCAAAATGCGGTTAATGTGACACTGGttcccccttcccttctgcTGTATCTGAATGACACCAGTGAGCAAGCTTATCACCGTGGGAGCTTGCTCAGGCACAGGAGGAAAAGCCCAGCGcgggccaggcagagcagcagcctgctcgTGGATCCTCCAAAGGGTGACAAAGGACAAGGCAATCCCCAGGGTAAAAGGGCCTCTCGCCAGCGAAGAAATGAGAATCCAAAAGCAGCACCAGCCACTTCACCTCACAATCTGAGCGAGTATCTGAAGCAATTTGTGCTCCCTCAGCACGAGTGTGAGCTGCACAACTTCCGCCTGAGCTTCAGCCAGCTGCGGTGGGACCGCTGGATCATCGCCCCGCACAGGTACAGCCCCCAGTTCTGCCGGGGGGACTGTCCCCGCGCCCTGGGCCACCGCTACGGCTCCCCGGTGCACGCCATGGTGCAGACCCTCATCTACGAGCGCCTGGACCCCTCTGTGCCCAGGCCCTCGTGCGTGCCGGCCGCCTACAGCCCGCTCAGCGTGCTGACCGTCGAGCCTGACGGCTCCATCGCCTACAAGGAGTACGAGGACATGATCGCCACCAAGTGCACCTGCCGGTAG